A region from the Lysobacter sp. BMK333-48F3 genome encodes:
- a CDS encoding DUF2066 domain-containing protein, with amino-acid sequence MGKAIRGWTIAALLLASFAAGAQRVEGDRAQAEGAFSAEVQVNGQGEAERNGAMARALAQVLGKMSGDRGAAGRPGVGQELRRAKDYVTGYDYRQDEGVSAVTGAPTFQTTLVVNFDQAKVEALASTLGLPVWPQPRPKPVLWMAIDDGSGPRLVGLAQANAARSALNRAVDRGYRLGLPSGSAAEQATVGAIWRGDSAAVARASARYSPPMQLIGKVYRVKTGGWKGDWVFVDGGKTLNSWSTTDADARRVMAGGADGAADALMKRYAKRSVAGPPGTYRVVFSGVHSAEGYIRLSGYLQGLPVVRKMTPVRATPDSVEFDLELLSGLPGLKRMADTGGTIEALEGLEGQPTVYRLR; translated from the coding sequence ATGGGTAAGGCAATCCGGGGTTGGACGATCGCAGCGCTGCTGCTGGCGAGCTTCGCCGCCGGCGCGCAGCGGGTCGAGGGCGATCGCGCCCAGGCCGAAGGCGCGTTCTCGGCCGAGGTCCAGGTCAACGGCCAGGGCGAAGCCGAGCGCAACGGCGCGATGGCGCGGGCCCTGGCCCAGGTGCTGGGCAAGATGTCCGGCGACCGCGGCGCGGCCGGCCGCCCCGGCGTCGGCCAGGAACTGCGCCGGGCCAAGGACTACGTCACCGGCTACGACTACCGCCAGGACGAAGGCGTTTCCGCGGTCACCGGCGCGCCGACTTTCCAGACCACCCTGGTGGTGAATTTCGATCAGGCCAAGGTCGAAGCCCTGGCCTCGACCCTGGGCCTGCCGGTCTGGCCGCAGCCGCGGCCCAAGCCGGTGCTGTGGATGGCGATCGACGACGGCAGCGGCCCGCGCCTGGTCGGCCTGGCGCAGGCCAACGCCGCGCGTTCGGCGCTGAACCGCGCGGTCGACCGCGGCTACCGCCTCGGCCTGCCCAGCGGCAGCGCCGCCGAACAGGCCACCGTCGGCGCGATCTGGCGCGGCGACAGCGCCGCCGTGGCCCGCGCCTCGGCCCGCTACAGCCCGCCGATGCAGCTGATCGGCAAGGTCTACCGGGTCAAGACCGGCGGCTGGAAGGGCGACTGGGTGTTCGTCGACGGCGGCAAGACCCTCAACAGCTGGTCGACCACCGACGCCGATGCGCGCCGGGTCATGGCCGGCGGCGCCGACGGCGCGGCCGACGCGCTGATGAAGCGCTACGCCAAGCGCAGCGTGGCCGGCCCGCCGGGCACCTACCGGGTGGTGTTCAGCGGCGTGCACAGCGCCGAAGGCTATATCCGCCTGTCCGGCTATCTGCAGGGCCTGCCGGTGGTGCGCAAGATGACCCCGGTGCGGGCCACGCCCGACAGCGTCGAGTTCGATCTCGAGCTGCTGTCCGGCCTGCCCGGCCTGAAGCGCATGGCCGATACCGGCGGCACGATCGAGGCCCTGGAAGGCCTCGAAGGCCAGCCGACCGTCTACCGGCTGCGCTGA